The following coding sequences are from one Capsicum annuum cultivar UCD-10X-F1 chromosome 3, UCD10Xv1.1, whole genome shotgun sequence window:
- the LOC107861857 gene encoding F-box/kelch-repeat protein At1g80440 translates to MDLLPDLPNDIALECLIRLPLDQFSIASSVCSNWKREIKHPAFLQRRKDSGLNRPVFALVQAVVTAITQPSGTINLSSTQFYRLALYDQEKGSWYDVPPIPELVDGLPMFCRVVGVGSELVVIGGCDPVTWRVMDCVFIYSFISGTWRRGADMPGDQRLFFGCSSDSKRFVVVAGGHNDEKNALRSALLYDAAGDDWITLPEMAVERDECKCVFYHGTFHVIGGYPTHAQGQFQRSAEVYDTATRQWGLEEDFLCADTCPQTCIAGGDGRLLYMCLDGGVVSRCDATWRHVARLPAEISNVAYLTAGQGKLLAVGNSRFGELHSRYELDPISDGKEKSWRKLDTPDEYRGHVQSVCCLEI, encoded by the coding sequence ATGGATCTTCTTCCGGACCTCCCTAATGATATTGCTCTCGAATGTCTTATTCGTCTTCCTCTCGATCAATTCTCAATAGCTTCTTCTGTATGCAGCAACTGGAAACGCGAAATTAAACACCCCGCCTTTCTCCAACGACGAAAAGACTCGGGTCTTAACCGACCCGTTTTCGCATTGGTCCAAGCCGTTGTTACTGCCATCACCCAACCTAGTGGTACTATCAACCTTTCCTCTACTCAGTTCTATCGGCTCGCGCTTTATGATCAGGAAAAGGGAAGCTGGTATGATGTGCCGCCGATACCGGAGTTGGTTGATGGGTTGCCAATGTTCTGCCGGGTTGTCGGAGTCGGGTCGGAGTTAGTGGTGATAGGCGGGTGTGACCCGGTTACTTGGCGGGTTATGGATTGCGTTTTTATATACAGTTTCATATCGGGTACGTGGCGACGCGGGGCGGACATGCCGGGAGATCAGAGGCTGTTCTTCGGGTGTTCGTCGGATTCGAAGAGATTTGTCGTTGTCGCCGGCGGGCATAATGACGAGAAAAATGCACTGAGGTCGGCTCTGTTGTATGACGCGGCGGGAGATGATTGGATAACGCTGCCGGAGATGGCTGTTGAAAGAGACGAGTGTAAGTGCGTATTTTATCATGGTACATTCCACGTCATCGGTGGCTATCCTACGCACGCACAAGGTCAATTCCAGCGAAGCGCTGAGGTGTACGACACCGCCACGCGGCAGTGGGGCCTCGAGGAGGACTTCCTGTGTGCTGACACGTGTCCCCAGACCTGCATTGCGGGTGGTGACGGGAGACTACTGTACATGTGCCTAGATGGTGGCGTGGTCTCAAGGTGCGATGCCACGTGGAGACACGTGGCGAGACTGCCAGCTGAGATATCCAACGTGGCGTACCTGACAGCGGGGCAGGGGAAGTTGTTAGCTGTGGGAAATTCAAGATTTGGTGAACTCCACAGTAGATATGAACTTGATCCAATTAGTGATGGTAAAGAGAAGTCGTGGAGAAAACTGGACACACCAGATGAATATCGTGGCCATGTTCAATCAGTTTGTTGTTTAGAGATATGA
- the LOC107861856 gene encoding centromere protein C — protein sequence MVNETLVSDPVDPLRGLAGLSLLPKTIRVSTDASVLVDSKDLESIHNFMKSMEMKGPGLLEEAKAIVDNGAELLNTNFTSFIQSKGIDGDLAMKGKEKVQDRRPGLGRKRARFSLKPSTSQPPVSLAPRLDIEQLSDPLEFFSAAERLEDAEKEIERLKGGSIHDPDVNNPPANARRRRPGILGKSVRYKHRFSSSQPENDDGFISSEETLEHDILAEHGSQLPEEIPGLNVELQEADFIGSIKKTESRINEILDELLSGNGEDLDGDMAVSKLQERLQIKPIELGTLCIPEFPVNGKPYGKAFGERIQRPRKFSLEMRELAKSATEGTPSTHKHHEESPASNLGSPTPPKSPFGSLSLLKKKIMQSNPLRDPFSPLNIDLQSEHADWSVKMISQCVNNNIGPTESQGETENKNTNIMVPLRGSDLAHEQLKEKNSGRDSVKTGPHGSRSRMDQQNGYDDIDINAKTNLDMRNMDLHNESDGLDKVKDDSVINNVLKDQQCLETESYVTCQKMQDGEVLAETLPSLQAQGKADDTANYITETAVEDFESTEIGQQVDNMPPETAHPAEQDHHFEDSVKDLYDDQLISFAVEVPSTEVRSKFSEMSPQHHAQAKAKQQKAKRPAAGWRERKTLSSRPSLAEAGTSFESGVRRSKRMKTRPLEYWKGERLLYGRVNESLKLVGLKYISPGKESLKVKSYVPDDYRDLVDLAARY from the exons ATGGTAAACGAAACTCTTGTTTCCGATCCGGTGGATCCGCTTCGTGGCCTTGCCGGACTTTCTCTGCTTCCCAAAACAATTAGGGTTTCTACTGACGCCTCTGTATTAGTAGATTCCAAAGACCTTGAGTCGATTCATAATTTCATGAAGTCTAtg GAAATGAAGGGTCCTGGGCTGTTGGAGGAGGCTAAAGCAATTGTGGATAATGGTGCGGAACTTCTGAACACCAACTTTACGAGTTTTATACAATCTAAGGGCATTGACGGGGATCTTGCCATGAAGGGAAAGGAGAAGGTCCAAGATAGAAGACCAGGTCTTGGTCGTAAAAGGGCTCGATTTTCTCTCAAGCCTAGTACAAG TCAACCTCCTGTCAGCTTAGCTCCGCGTTTAGACATTGAGCAACTTTCAGATCCACTGGAATTTTTCTCAGCTGCTGAAAGGCTAGAAG AtgcagaaaaagaaatagaaagactGAAGGGCGGCAGTATCCATGATCCAGATGTGAATAATCCACCAGCCAATGCACGGCGCCGTCGACCAGGCATCTTGGG CAAATCGGTGAGGTATAAGCACCGTTTCTCATCCAGCCAGCCTGAGAATGATGATGGATTTATATCATCTGAAGAGACGTTGGAGCATGATATTCTGGCTGAACATGGTTCTCAGTTGCCAGAAGAGATCCCTGGCCTCAACGTTGAACTGCAAGAAGCCGATTTCATAG GATCAATAAAGAAGACAGAAAGCAGAATCAatgagattttggatgaattgCTATCTGGTAATGGTGAAGATCTAGATGGGGACATGGCAGTATCCAAATTGCAAGAGCGATTGCAGATCAAGCCCATTGAACTAGGCACATTATGTATTCCTGAGTTCCCTGTTAATGGAAAGCCTTATGGTAAGGCTTTTGGAGAGAGGATTCAGAGGCCTAGGAAGTTTTCACTGGAGATGCGGGAGTTGGCTAAAAGTGCAACTGAGGGAACACCTTCCACTCACAAACATCATGAAGAAAGTCCTGCCAGTAATTTAGGATCACCCACTCCACCAAAAAGTCCATTTGGTTCATTGTCtttgttgaaaaagaaaattatgcaGTCAAATCCCCTGAGAGATCCTTTTTCGCCTCTCAACATTGATCTACAATCAGAGCATGCAGATTGGTCCGTGAAGATGATTTCACAATGTGTAAATAATAATATTGGACCTACTGAATCTCAGGGCGAGacagaaaacaaaaatacaaatatcatGGTTCCTTTAAGAGGTTCAGACTTAGCGCATGAACAACTGAAGGAAAAGAATTCAGGCAGAGATAGCGTAAAAACTGGGCCACATGGATCTCGATCCAGGATGGATCAACAAAATGGTTATGATGATATCGATATTAATGCTAAGACCAACTTAGATATGAGAAATATGGATTTGCACAATGAGTCTGATGGGCTTGACAAAGTGAAAGATGATTCAGTTATAAACAATGTATTGAAGGATCAACAATGTCTTGAAACTGAATCCTATGTTACCTGTCAAAAGATGCAGGATGGGGAAGTGCTTGCAGAAACGCTACCTTCTCTTCAAGCTCAAGGAAAAGCTGATGATACAGCCAATTATATCACTGAAACAGCtgttgaggattttgaatcaACTGAAATTGGTCAGCAG GTTGACAATATGCCACCAGAAACAGCGCATCCTGCAGAACAAGATCATCACTTTGAGGATTCTGTCAAAGACTTATATGATG ATCAATTGATCTCATTCGCAGTTGAAGTTCCTTCTACAGAAGTGAGATCTAAATTTTCCGAGATGAGCCCTCAGCATCACGCCCAG GCAAAAGCTAAGCAACAGAAAGCAAAACGACCTGCTGCCGGATGGCGTGAAAGAAAAACTCTTTCTTCTAGGCCAAGTCTTGCAG AAGCTGGTACATCATTTGAAAGTGGGGTTAGACGAAGCAAACGAATGAAGACAAGGCCTTTGGAATATTGGAAAGGCGAAAGATTATTATATGGACGGGTTAATGAGA GTTTGAAGCTTGTTGGCTTGAAATACATCTCTCCAGGAAAAGAATCGCTCAAGGTGAAGTCTTACGTCCCTGATGACTACAGAGATCTAGTTGATTTGGCAGCTCGGTATTGA